The following proteins are encoded in a genomic region of Salvelinus namaycush isolate Seneca chromosome 12, SaNama_1.0, whole genome shotgun sequence:
- the LOC120057525 gene encoding trace amine-associated receptor 13c-like: MAFSEVDGYQAVQYCFPLHNSSCVKEVRSIAENILMHLFFFSVSAFTVFVNLLVIISISHFKQLHTPTNLLILSLAVADLLVGIVVIPVEAIKVIESCWYLGETMCSVFHGIVFSVIFASLYNLVIIAVDRYVAVCDPLLYISKITIGKTLTSIFLTWIFSFIYNVVILYCNGQWYRSQANKNCHGECVLIISFTWGIIDLFVSFVAPCSVIICLYMKIFKVARIQVKVMNITTRIKMSESKATKTLGVVLSVFLVGWITYYVGSLTEDYLAHSDVIIAFLSWVVYIHSFLNPLIYALFYPWFKTAARHILTLHILAPSSSLINLLPENC; this comes from the coding sequence ATGGCGTTCAGTGAAGTGGATGGATATCAAGCAGTACAATACTGTTTTCCTCTCCACAACTCGTCTTGCGTTAAGGAGGTACGATCCATAGCAGAAAATATACTCATGCACCTTTTTTTTTTCTCTGTGTCAGCATTCACAGTGTTTGTGAATCTGCTGGTGatcatctccatctctcacttCAAGCAGCTCCACACTCCAACCAACCTGCTCATCCTCTCTCTGGCTGTGGCAGATCTGCTGGTTGGGATTGTTGTGATTCCAGTGGAGGCCATCAAAGTCATCGAGTCATGCTGGTATCTTGGTGAAACAATGTGTTCAGTTTTTCATGGGATTGTTTTTTCTGTCATTTTTGCATCTCTATACAATTTAGTTATCATAGCTGTTGACAGATATGTTGCTGTTTGTGATCCTTTACTCTACATTTCAAAAATAACTATTGGAAAAACATTGACTTCTATATTCCTAACCTGGATATTTTCTTTTATATATAATGTTGTTATTCTATACTGTAATGGTCAATGGTATCGTTCTCAGGCAAACAAGAATTGCCATGGAGAATGTGTGTTGATTATCAGTTTTACATGGGGAATTATTGACCTTTTTGTCTCCTTTGTTGCACCATGTTCTGTTATTATATGCTTATACATGAAAATTTTCAAAGTGGCAAGAATTCAAGTAAAAGTGATGAATATCACAACTAGGATCAAGATGTCAGAGAGTAAGGCAACCAAAACACTGGGGGTTGTGTTATCGGTTTTCCTCGTCGGTTGGATCACATATTATGTAGGTTCACTTACTGAGGACTACCtggcacattcagatgtcatcaTAGCATTTCTCTCCTGGGTTGTGTACATTCATTCATTCCTTAACCCTCTGATCTATGCATTGTTTTACCCATGGTTCAAAACAGCAGCAAGACACATCTTAACCTTACATATCCTGGCACCCTCATCCTCCTTAATAAATCTCCTTCCAGAAAATTGTTAG